One segment of Streptomyces sp. NBC_01463 DNA contains the following:
- a CDS encoding ABC transporter family substrate-binding protein, which yields MRRTTVIAVAAALSATLAVSGCDSSDGDGKAAKKQTAPKADGQSINVHPVSDLKQGGSLRFGIDQWITQYNINQVDGQQGDAQDIIRAVLPDLFDSDAKGAIHANPDFLVSAKVTSTSPQVVEYTLNPKARWSDGKPLSWQDFKAQWKALNGSDEAFEAVDTSGYDQIATVEKGSGAHGVKVTFASPYADWQRLFDPLYPASYIDTPEKFNKGWSQKAVVTGSSFKVGTYDRTAQTVTLVPDPKWWGNRPKLDTIVYRVLDSAAETEAYLNKETDTATALLPEDYKRLVKDTGTDIRRGARWDEVHITLNGGRGPLKDVAVRHAVQAAINRAGVNESFSKDLSFELKPLNNHFFMPNQEGYQDNSSEFDKYDPEKAKKLLDAAGWKDRGEGSPRTKGGKQLAVDYTLSAGSTSAATDQAELVQQMLGAVGIKVSIKKVPANDYFNKFVNTGNFDIVSFRNVDAVYQTMLTPVFTSPKGKNLFQNFGSVGSPKIDGLLKKAAGTTDHAEAVKLYNEADVEIWKLGHSIELYQRPQIIAVRKGLANYGAFGLADTDYTKVGWLK from the coding sequence ATGCGCAGAACCACCGTGATCGCCGTCGCCGCAGCCCTGTCGGCCACCCTGGCGGTGAGCGGCTGCGATTCCTCCGACGGGGACGGCAAGGCGGCCAAGAAGCAGACGGCGCCCAAGGCCGACGGACAGAGCATCAACGTCCACCCGGTGAGCGACCTGAAGCAGGGCGGCTCGCTGCGGTTCGGGATCGACCAGTGGATCACGCAGTACAACATCAACCAGGTCGACGGCCAGCAGGGCGACGCCCAGGACATCATCAGGGCCGTGCTCCCGGACCTGTTCGACTCCGACGCCAAGGGCGCGATCCACGCCAACCCCGACTTCCTCGTCTCGGCGAAGGTCACCTCCACCAGCCCCCAGGTGGTGGAGTACACGCTCAACCCGAAGGCCAGGTGGTCCGACGGGAAGCCGCTGAGCTGGCAGGACTTCAAGGCCCAGTGGAAGGCGCTGAACGGATCGGACGAGGCCTTCGAGGCCGTCGACACCTCGGGCTACGACCAGATCGCCACGGTCGAGAAGGGTTCCGGCGCACACGGCGTCAAGGTCACCTTCGCCTCGCCGTACGCCGACTGGCAGCGCCTCTTCGACCCGCTGTACCCGGCCTCGTACATCGACACCCCGGAGAAGTTCAACAAGGGCTGGTCGCAGAAGGCCGTGGTCACGGGCAGTTCCTTCAAGGTCGGTACGTACGACAGGACCGCGCAGACCGTCACCCTCGTGCCCGACCCCAAGTGGTGGGGGAACAGGCCGAAGCTGGACACGATCGTCTACCGCGTCCTGGACTCCGCGGCGGAGACCGAGGCCTACCTCAACAAGGAGACCGACACGGCGACCGCGCTGCTGCCCGAGGACTACAAGCGCCTGGTCAAGGACACCGGGACCGACATCAGGCGCGGCGCCCGCTGGGACGAGGTGCACATCACGCTCAACGGCGGCCGCGGCCCGCTGAAGGACGTGGCGGTGCGCCATGCCGTCCAGGCGGCGATCAACCGCGCGGGCGTCAACGAGAGCTTCAGCAAGGACCTCTCCTTCGAACTGAAGCCGCTGAACAACCACTTCTTCATGCCGAACCAGGAGGGGTACCAGGACAACTCCAGCGAGTTCGACAAGTACGACCCCGAGAAGGCGAAGAAGCTGCTCGACGCGGCGGGCTGGAAGGACCGGGGCGAGGGCAGCCCGCGCACCAAGGGCGGCAAGCAGCTCGCGGTCGACTACACGCTGAGCGCGGGTTCCACGTCGGCCGCGACGGACCAGGCGGAGCTGGTGCAGCAGATGCTCGGCGCGGTCGGCATCAAGGTGAGCATCAAGAAGGTCCCCGCGAACGACTACTTCAACAAGTTCGTCAACACCGGCAACTTCGACATCGTCAGCTTCCGCAACGTCGATGCCGTGTACCAGACGATGCTGACCCCGGTCTTCACGAGCCCCAAGGGGAAGAACCTCTTCCAGAACTTCGGCTCGGTCGGCTCGCCGAAGATCGACGGACTGCTGAAGAAGGCCGCCGGGACCACCGATCACGCCGAGGCCGTCAAGCTGTACAACGAGGCGGACGTCGAGATCTGGAAGCTCGGCCACTCCATCGAGCTCTACCAGCGCCCGCAGATCATCGCGGTCCGCAAGGGGCTGGCGAACTACGGCGCGTTCGGCCTGGCCGACACGGACTACACCAAGGTCGGCTGGCTCAAGTAG
- a CDS encoding TetR/AcrR family transcriptional regulator, translating to MPTARDALLDAAHAALTVRPWQAVRMVDVAAAAGVSRQTLYNEFGSKDGLARALVRRAADLYLAGVERALGSAGGTGDRLAATAAWTVRSVRASALVRGLLTGCWGERLPRPGPSARRTASVVPAQRRADAGPPTPAELLGHVRDRAVAALDEGRPPHDPAALAVTCELALRLALSYALVPPPPGAAGDGVPLVRDVVERAEGAAT from the coding sequence ATGCCGACAGCGCGGGACGCACTGCTGGACGCCGCACACGCGGCGCTGACCGTCCGGCCCTGGCAGGCCGTGCGCATGGTCGACGTGGCCGCGGCCGCCGGGGTGTCCCGGCAGACCCTCTACAACGAGTTCGGCAGCAAGGACGGACTGGCCCGGGCCCTGGTCCGGCGGGCCGCCGACCTCTATCTGGCCGGTGTCGAACGGGCCCTGGGGTCCGCCGGCGGCACGGGCGACCGACTGGCCGCCACCGCCGCCTGGACCGTCCGTTCCGTGCGGGCGAGCGCCCTGGTCAGGGGGTTGCTCACCGGCTGCTGGGGCGAGCGGTTACCCCGCCCCGGCCCCTCGGCGCGGCGTACCGCGTCCGTCGTGCCCGCGCAGCGCCGGGCCGATGCCGGGCCGCCGACCCCCGCCGAACTGCTCGGCCACGTCAGGGACCGCGCGGTGGCCGCCCTGGACGAGGGGCGCCCGCCGCACGACCCGGCGGCCCTGGCCGTGACCTGCGAACTCGCCCTGCGGCTCGCCCTTTCGTACGCACTGGTGCCCCCGCCCCCCGGGGCGGCGGGGGACGGGGTGCCACTGGTGCGGGACGTGGTGGAGCGGGCGGAGGGTGCGGCTACTTGA
- the hisN gene encoding histidinol-phosphatase, which translates to MPDYHDDLRLAHVLADAADATTMDRFKALDLKVETKPDMTPVTEADKAAEELIRGHLHRARPRDAILGEEFGIEGTGPRRWVIDPIDGTKNYVRGVPVWATLISLMEAGEDGFQPVVGLVSAPALNRRWWAAKGAGAFSGRSLTSASRLHVSKVERITDASFAYASLSGWEEQGRLDGFMDLTRACWRTRGYGDFWPYMMVAEGSVDICAEPELSLWDMAANAIIVQEAGGRFTGLDGVDGPGGGNAAASNGTLHDELLGYLNQRY; encoded by the coding sequence ATGCCCGACTACCACGATGATCTGCGCCTTGCCCACGTGCTGGCGGACGCCGCCGACGCGACCACGATGGACCGGTTCAAAGCCCTGGACCTCAAGGTCGAGACCAAGCCGGACATGACACCCGTGACCGAGGCCGACAAGGCCGCCGAGGAACTCATCCGGGGCCACCTGCACCGGGCGCGGCCGCGCGACGCGATCCTGGGCGAGGAGTTCGGGATCGAGGGGACGGGACCGCGACGCTGGGTGATCGACCCGATCGACGGCACCAAGAACTACGTGCGCGGCGTGCCGGTCTGGGCGACGCTCATCTCGCTGATGGAGGCGGGCGAGGACGGCTTCCAGCCGGTGGTCGGCCTGGTGTCCGCGCCCGCGCTGAACCGGCGCTGGTGGGCCGCGAAGGGGGCGGGCGCGTTCTCCGGCCGCAGCCTCACCTCCGCGAGCCGGCTGCACGTCTCGAAGGTGGAGCGGATCACGGACGCCTCGTTCGCGTACGCCTCGCTCTCCGGCTGGGAGGAGCAGGGCCGGCTCGACGGATTCATGGACCTGACCCGGGCCTGCTGGCGCACCCGCGGGTACGGGGACTTCTGGCCGTACATGATGGTCGCCGAGGGTTCGGTCGACATCTGTGCCGAGCCGGAGCTCTCGCTCTGGGACATGGCGGCGAACGCGATCATCGTGCAGGAGGCGGGCGGCCGGTTCACCGGCCTGGACGGGGTCGACGGCCCCGGCGGCGGCAATGCCGCGGCCTCGAACGGAACGCTCCACGACGAACTGCTGGGTTATCTGAACCAGCGCTACTGA
- a CDS encoding CBS domain-containing protein, giving the protein MLVRDAMSTMVLTIGPAHTLRQAARLMSARRIGAAVVHDPDTCGLGIITERDILNAVGSGQNPDTETASTHTTTDVVFAAPTWTLEEAAEAMTHGGFRHLIVLDDDGPVGIVSVRDIIRCWTPARRQPVELVG; this is encoded by the coding sequence ATGCTCGTCCGAGACGCCATGAGCACGATGGTCCTCACCATCGGCCCGGCCCACACCCTCCGCCAGGCCGCCCGGCTGATGTCGGCACGCCGTATCGGAGCAGCCGTCGTCCACGACCCGGACACCTGCGGGCTCGGCATCATCACCGAGCGCGACATCCTCAACGCGGTCGGATCGGGCCAGAACCCCGACACGGAGACCGCCTCCACCCACACCACCACCGATGTGGTCTTCGCGGCACCCACCTGGACCCTGGAGGAGGCCGCCGAGGCCATGACCCACGGCGGGTTCCGGCATCTGATCGTGCTGGACGACGACGGGCCGGTCGGCATCGTGTCGGTGCGCGACATCATCCGCTGCTGGACGCCGGCCCGCCGTCAACCGGTGGAGCTGGTCGGCTGA
- a CDS encoding S8 family peptidase translates to MLNTNAPRSGVAVIAAAAVFGLTAGMISSPAVAAPQPRQTGRQSLPAGDAAAAAEHWVTLVTGDRVAVDAKGQPVVLDRAPGRERIPVEVRRTGDHTLVVPADADRLITQGVLDQRLFDVTELGGSAYRSAAGLKLVVGYDGAAKTSGSSAAGARSALRSADGAKVTRTFPRLNAEAVTAPKEGAADVWHALTAPDARAAAPGVRKVWLDAPVKAALDVSVPQIGAPDAWKAGFDGTGVKVAVLDTGVDETHPDLAGQQLAEKNFTTDPTAVDGHGHGTHVASTVAGTGAKSGGKYKGVAPGARILDGKVLSASGSGDTSWILAGMEWAVAQGADIVSMSLGATDTPGTDPLEEAVDRLSADGGPLFVVAAGNAGPSANGTIGSPGSADAALTVGAVDKQDGIASFSSTGPRLGDGGIKPDVTAPGVDIAAAQAAGTHMGTPVTDGYVSASGTSMATPHVSGAAALLKQQHPDWSGQRLKQLLSSATKPGEYTSYQQGSGRIDLTQAIVQTVVSETGSLNFGKQAWPHEDDAPVTKSVTYRNNGTEPVTFDLSLTATAPGGQAAPEGMFAVSPKQLTVPAGGTAEAAVTADTRTGGTVNGAYSARITATGGGQIVRTAAVVNRGDEAYKVTFEYIGRDGKPAQHFNGSLTGTSDTVVGNTFSLAEGSSTTVEVRKGTYFGTHALYPTGTGEDFTGMDWMVQPALTVDHDMTVTIDARTAKPVDITVPDRGAEPLLARTGVELEWLLPIARFALTNSYQDIRTAQVGPDPKEELLHEFMGTWKKKSDGTEYNVAYGGKGVPVGFERHLGSKDFATTDVRLGSPLPGRQGNLMLTPNTGTGVGTSFAVVNPLPAAYRMYLNTDAELTWDLSSRQIDADGQLEVQQRDTGRTFTRGRSYRLDYNIGVFGPRVNGVTAGVQRSGDAITAAFPMFADGAGHTGATVWDAEATKTALYRDGEPVGTSTAPPTGVRFTVPPGKAAYRLTTSAVPAKPAAVSTRIDAAWTFTSDTAASPTMLPVSTVRFTPQLGLDSTARAGRPQLVPVTVEGAAAGNTKSLKVSASFDGGTTWHRAVVLHGTALLLTPAAGATVSLRAEVTDRQGNTLTQTVIDAYRAK, encoded by the coding sequence ATGTTGAACACCAACGCACCGAGATCGGGCGTAGCGGTCATCGCCGCCGCGGCCGTCTTCGGCCTGACGGCGGGGATGATCTCCTCGCCGGCCGTGGCCGCGCCGCAGCCACGGCAGACCGGGCGGCAGTCCCTGCCGGCCGGGGACGCGGCAGCCGCCGCCGAGCACTGGGTCACCCTCGTGACGGGTGACCGGGTGGCCGTCGACGCCAAGGGGCAGCCGGTCGTCCTCGACCGGGCGCCCGGACGTGAGCGCATACCCGTCGAGGTCCGCCGCACCGGTGACCACACCCTGGTGGTGCCCGCGGACGCGGACCGCCTGATCACCCAGGGGGTTCTGGACCAGCGGCTGTTCGACGTCACGGAGCTGGGCGGCTCGGCCTACCGGAGCGCGGCGGGGCTCAAGCTCGTCGTCGGCTACGACGGCGCGGCGAAGACCTCCGGCTCCTCCGCGGCCGGTGCCAGGTCGGCGCTCCGCTCGGCCGACGGCGCGAAGGTCACCCGGACCTTCCCCCGGCTGAACGCGGAGGCCGTGACCGCACCGAAGGAGGGCGCCGCCGACGTGTGGCACGCGCTCACCGCACCGGACGCGCGCGCCGCGGCTCCCGGGGTGCGCAAGGTGTGGCTGGACGCACCGGTCAAGGCCGCGCTCGATGTGAGCGTGCCGCAGATCGGCGCACCGGACGCCTGGAAGGCGGGCTTCGACGGCACCGGCGTCAAGGTCGCCGTCCTGGACACCGGCGTCGACGAGACCCACCCCGATCTCGCAGGTCAGCAGCTTGCGGAGAAGAACTTCACCACCGACCCGACCGCCGTGGACGGACACGGGCACGGCACGCACGTCGCCTCGACGGTCGCCGGTACCGGAGCGAAGTCGGGCGGGAAGTACAAGGGCGTCGCCCCGGGCGCGCGCATCCTGGACGGCAAGGTCCTCAGCGCCTCCGGCAGCGGTGACACGTCCTGGATCCTAGCCGGCATGGAGTGGGCGGTCGCGCAGGGCGCCGACATCGTCTCCATGAGCCTGGGCGCCACCGACACCCCGGGCACCGACCCCCTCGAAGAGGCCGTCGACCGCCTCTCCGCCGACGGCGGACCGCTCTTCGTGGTCGCCGCAGGCAACGCCGGCCCGTCCGCCAACGGCACCATCGGCAGCCCGGGCAGCGCGGACGCGGCCCTGACCGTCGGAGCCGTCGACAAGCAGGACGGCATCGCGAGCTTCTCCAGCACCGGTCCCCGGCTCGGCGACGGCGGCATCAAGCCGGACGTCACCGCGCCCGGAGTCGACATCGCCGCGGCCCAGGCGGCCGGCACCCACATGGGCACTCCGGTCACCGACGGTTATGTATCCGCCAGCGGTACGTCCATGGCGACCCCGCATGTGTCCGGTGCCGCCGCCCTGCTGAAGCAGCAGCACCCCGACTGGTCGGGACAGCGGCTCAAGCAGCTGCTCTCCTCGGCCACGAAGCCGGGCGAATACACGTCCTACCAGCAGGGTTCGGGACGCATCGACCTGACGCAGGCCATCGTCCAGACGGTTGTCTCGGAGACCGGCAGTCTCAACTTCGGCAAGCAGGCCTGGCCGCACGAGGACGACGCCCCCGTCACCAAGTCCGTCACGTACCGTAACAACGGCACGGAGCCCGTCACCTTCGATCTGTCCCTGACGGCCACCGCCCCCGGTGGCCAGGCGGCGCCCGAGGGCATGTTCGCCGTGTCGCCGAAGCAGCTCACCGTCCCCGCGGGCGGGACCGCCGAGGCGGCCGTCACGGCCGACACCCGGACCGGTGGCACGGTCAACGGTGCCTACAGTGCCCGGATCACCGCGACCGGCGGCGGCCAGATCGTGCGGACCGCGGCGGTCGTGAACCGCGGCGACGAGGCGTACAAGGTCACGTTCGAGTACATCGGCCGGGACGGAAAGCCGGCGCAGCACTTCAACGGCAGCCTCACCGGCACCTCGGACACCGTCGTCGGCAACACCTTCAGTCTCGCCGAGGGTTCCAGCACGACCGTCGAGGTCCGCAAGGGCACTTACTTCGGCACCCACGCCCTCTATCCGACCGGCACAGGCGAGGACTTCACCGGGATGGACTGGATGGTGCAGCCCGCCCTCACCGTCGACCACGACATGACGGTCACGATCGATGCGCGTACGGCGAAGCCCGTCGACATCACCGTGCCTGACCGCGGCGCCGAACCGCTGCTCGCCCGGACCGGCGTGGAGCTGGAGTGGCTGCTGCCGATCGCCCGCTTCGCCCTCACCAACTCCTACCAGGACATCCGGACCGCGCAGGTGGGGCCGGACCCGAAGGAGGAGCTGCTCCACGAGTTCATGGGGACCTGGAAGAAGAAGTCCGACGGCACCGAGTACAACGTCGCCTACGGCGGCAAGGGTGTGCCCGTCGGCTTCGAACGGCACCTGGGCAGTAAGGACTTCGCCACCACCGACGTCCGGCTCGGCTCCCCGCTGCCCGGCCGCCAGGGCAACCTGATGCTCACGCCGAACACCGGCACCGGGGTCGGCACGTCGTTCGCCGTCGTCAACCCGCTCCCCGCCGCGTACCGGATGTACCTCAACACCGACGCCGAGCTGACCTGGGATCTCTCGTCGCGGCAGATCGACGCGGACGGTCAGCTGGAGGTGCAGCAGCGCGACACGGGGCGCACGTTCACCCGGGGCCGCAGCTACCGGCTCGACTACAACATCGGGGTCTTCGGCCCGCGGGTGAACGGTGTCACGGCAGGCGTGCAGCGCTCGGGCGACGCCATCACCGCGGCGTTCCCGATGTTCGCCGACGGTGCCGGTCACACCGGCGCCACGGTGTGGGACGCCGAGGCGACGAAGACCGCGCTCTACCGTGACGGAGAACCGGTCGGGACCAGCACGGCGCCGCCCACCGGCGTCCGCTTCACGGTTCCGCCGGGGAAGGCCGCGTACCGGCTGACCACTTCGGCGGTCCCGGCGAAGCCTGCCGCGGTCTCCACCCGGATCGACGCCGCGTGGACCTTCACCTCGGACACCGCCGCCTCGCCGACGATGCTGCCGGTGTCGACGGTCCGCTTCACCCCGCAGCTCGGTCTCGACTCCACCGCCCGGGCCGGCCGGCCGCAGCTCGTGCCGGTCACGGTGGAAGGTGCCGCGGCCGGCAACACGAAGTCGCTGAAGGTCTCCGCCTCGTTCGACGGCGGGACCACCTGGCACAGGGCCGTGGTGCTGCACGGGACCGCGCTGCTGCTCACCCCGGCGGCGGGCGCCACGGTCTCGCTCCGGGCCGAGGTCACCGACCGGCAGGGCAACACGCTCACCCAGACGGTCATCGACGCCTACCGGGCGAAGTAG
- a CDS encoding LuxR C-terminal-related transcriptional regulator, whose protein sequence is MSHLTAAGIDPFDESVYRAILVRHTAGPADIAADLGSTPERTGRALDRLRENGLVGRLSGARRRYAAIEPSGAVDALVRARTAELDGVRAAAGELSRLFATARQGSSEQVEVIDGSEALGRWFVRLQQEARAEVITLDRPPYALTTSNPVESAALSRGVRYRAVYAPEALEWPGVLDDIRELVRHGEHARVLPGLRIKLAIADRRLALMPLTLDFTTSVRAAVIRPSALLDGLIDYWELCWRTATPLDAPADDPLGAEDRQMLTLLVSGLKDEAIARQLGWSVRTMRRRISRLHEQLGAANRFQAGVIAARRGWIEGPAGIGADGDAGL, encoded by the coding sequence ATGTCGCATCTCACCGCAGCCGGTATCGACCCGTTCGACGAAAGTGTCTACCGGGCCATCCTCGTCCGGCACACCGCCGGCCCCGCGGACATCGCGGCCGACCTGGGCTCCACGCCCGAGCGCACCGGCAGGGCACTCGACAGGCTGCGGGAGAACGGCCTGGTCGGACGCCTTTCCGGGGCCCGCCGCCGCTATGCGGCGATCGAACCGAGCGGGGCGGTCGACGCCCTCGTACGGGCCCGGACCGCCGAGCTCGACGGGGTGCGCGCGGCGGCCGGCGAGCTGTCCAGGCTCTTCGCCACGGCCCGGCAGGGCAGCTCGGAACAGGTCGAAGTGATCGACGGCAGCGAGGCGTTGGGCCGGTGGTTCGTACGGTTGCAGCAGGAGGCGCGCGCCGAGGTCATCACGCTCGACCGTCCGCCGTACGCCCTCACCACGTCCAATCCGGTGGAGTCCGCGGCCCTTTCGCGAGGGGTGCGCTATCGCGCGGTGTACGCCCCCGAGGCCCTGGAGTGGCCCGGTGTGCTCGACGACATCCGCGAACTCGTCCGCCACGGAGAGCATGCCCGCGTCCTGCCCGGGCTGCGGATCAAGCTCGCGATAGCCGACCGCAGGCTGGCCCTGATGCCGCTCACCCTGGACTTCACCACGAGCGTGCGCGCCGCCGTCATCCGTCCCTCGGCCCTGCTCGACGGGCTGATCGACTACTGGGAACTGTGCTGGCGCACCGCCACCCCGCTGGACGCCCCGGCCGACGACCCGCTCGGCGCGGAGGACCGGCAGATGCTGACGTTGCTGGTCAGCGGCCTGAAGGATGAGGCGATCGCCCGTCAGCTGGGCTGGTCGGTGCGGACGATGCGACGCCGGATCAGCAGGCTCCACGAGCAGTTGGGGGCGGCGAACCGCTTCCAGGCGGGGGTCATCGCGGCGCGGCGGGGCTGGATCGAGGGCCCCGCGGGCATCGGGGCGGACGGCGACGCCGGCCTCTGA